The sequence CAATCGGAGATGGAGCGCGAGATTCTAAAAAAAGCCTTAGCCATTTGCAGTCCCGGCGAGGAACCGCGACAAACCTGACTCATGTTTACCGATTCATTAAGCTGGAAGAAGACAATTTCCCTGTACGACTACTCTGTAAGATGCTGAATGTTAGTAAGACTGCCTATTACACGTATCGCAATGGAACAACGTTTACTCCATCGGATAGCACACTATCTAGGACTACAGCCATCGATAAGATCTTCTGCGGGGCCGCCCATGCGGGAAAACTCACGGCGCTATGGCAGTCGTCGGGTGTTAGAAGAGCTGAAAGAACAGGGCGTCAAGCCCGGTCGTCATCGGGTACGTCGGTTGAGGCAAGAACAGGACTGGCAAGCAATTCAACCGCGTAGCTTCGTACCGAAAACGACTGACTCCCGGCCTGGCTTAATGGCTTGTGCAAATCGGTTGATTAAGTTGGGTAAGCCGACTGCGCCTAACCAAGCTTGGGTGGGCGACATCACTTATCTGCCTCTTTCAGATGGGGCCTGGGCTTATCTGGCCAGTTGGATGGAGTGGTCCGATTTCTATGGTTCAAGCAAGGGTTGGCTTATAATTTTTATCATATTTTTCATTTCGGCGGACTACAGCATAGACCCGATGAATGAGCTTATTGCGGACAGCGTTTAAAATTAGCATTCGATTTTTGCCTTGGGCTACTTTCCGCTGATAATAAAGTTGCAATTCACCCTTACTTTTAACCGCCGCCATAGAGGCCAGATGTAATAAAGTTTTCAATGATTTACGAGCGTGGTGATTGACTCGAGTACGTCCCCGAACACTACTTCCCGAACGATGTTCAAAAGGAGCTACACCGGCATGGCAAGCTAGCTTCTTCGGTTCAGTAATTGTCTTGAATTCGTCAGTGGCAATGATTATCTCAGTAGCAACGATAGTGCCCACTCCAGGCACGGATGTAAGAAGGCTAAAAAGAGTTTTCAACTCAGCGTCATTCTGTATCAGACTTTTAAGGCTAGCTTCCACTTGCTCAAGATCCTTTTTTAGTGCCTTGAGCGAGTCACCACAGTGCCCTTTTAATTGGTGCGGAAGCGCCCGATCACCGAAACGTTTTTGCTCCGTCAAGGGAACCGCTAGTTGATTAATAACTGATTGCAAACGATGACGAAGTTGGCTCAACTCAGTTAATTGCTTTAAAACAGAACGAGTCGGTTGCCAGATGCGTAAACGATCTCGGAACCGATACGCGTACTCAGCAATGCGAACTGCATCAATGGCATCTGACTTACCCCGTTGTAAACCACCAGCTTGTTTAATCTGAATGGATGCTTCCAACCACAAACGAAAGCCTTCCTGATAAAATACTTCTAACACATGGGCATTGTAAATACCCGTATGTTCCAGACAGCAAATACTGGTGGCTAAAGCAAACTGAGGTAAAGCCACTAACTGTTTGACGGCCTTGGAAACTGCCTTCGGTGAATTGTCAGATTGAAATTGACCGACTAAGCCGGTAGGTGTGTAAATAGCCCAATCAAGCGTGTTCTTTGATACGTCAATACCAATGAAATAGTGAAATTGCATAAGCTCTGTTATTTAAGGGTGAAGCAATGGACTTGTCCCTATTCTCAATACCTTACTAAGGGTCGGACGGCCGATGCCGCCTGGTGTCCCACATTTCTATTCGAGTCGGGGGCAAGAAGACAGAGCAGGACCTGAATCGGACCATAGGTTATACCTAGCCACCGCGATAGGGAAGCCCGCTCTGATGTTTTTAGAAAGCTAGCTAATTCTCAGATTCTTACCATGCCACAAACCTAAAGGCCATCGCGGTTATTTTCTCGGCGTATTGTCGGCTGGCTGGGTCGATACACATATGAGAGAAAGTATGAGTATCAAAGCATTTGACCAACCTATTGAGTTGCGTCAACCTAAAGCGGGCTTGATTGTTCATTCAGATCGGGGTGGTCAATATTTCGGTCATCATTTCCGAAAACGACTTGATAAATGGCAGTGTAAGCAAAGTATGGCCGAAGCGGATAACCCTTACCAAAATGCGCATGCTGAGTCATTTTGGGTGGGACCGCACAGGCGGTCGATTAAAAGCAGAGTTGTTAGAAGATGGCTGTTTTATGAACCTACAAGATGCTCGCGAGGAGTTGTTTAACTATATTGAAGGCCACCGTGGCGCGGGTATTATAATGTGCGTCGATTGCACTCGGCGTTAGGCTATCGTTCCCCGATTGCTTTTGAAAACCAATTTTACCAAACTGTTTTATCAAACTCTCATAAGTGAAGTGTCCGGCCAAATAGGACCACCCCACTCCTGGTTTTGATGGTCCACTAAGATTAGATCGTGCTTAACTTAATGTCCAGTCAAATTTAGCAGCTCCAAAGAGATTTCTTTGCTATTAAGAGTCCGATTTATTTTATCAGACATAAAAATACACAGAACTAGTATTAACTAACTATCAGTCATTTATTCAACAATAGTTCTACAAAATCGCGTCCAATACTAGGTTGGGTGGAACGAAACAGCGGAGACTTTCATAGCTAGCTCCGTGTGACAGACCGCACAACTCATTCGGACAGTTTTGGGATGGTTTGCCAGTTTCAGTCGACACGAGGATTTGCAGCCCGATTGACAAAGAGTATAAAGGATGAGCCTACGTCTGTTAGTTTGAGTAACTTGTGTGACCATCAGTACTTTGGGGTATTGGGTACCAGTCTAAAAAGTGCTTTAATCTATAGCTTTCGAGCGACAGACCACACAGCTTGATAGGCAGGTCAAAATGAGTCAGGCCACTTGTGGTTGACAGTAAGCCACTCATGCGTTGGAAAGGCTGATAAAACAGAGTTGGATTCGTTCTTTTTGACACCGAGAGAAGGCTTATTTTTTAGTCTATTCCTTTTAGCACTTTCTTGAAAAAATCATGAAATATCTCCTGTTTATGTGCTTATTTCTTTCCCTTTATAACTTGTATGCACAAGACAATACTAAAGGGAAAGTTATAATTGAAAACTTCTTAGCTCCTTCTATTCAAGGAAATCATGCAGGAGAAGATCCTATGCGACGCATAACTGTGTATTTGCCTGCTGGCTATCAAGAAACTAATCAACGATATCCCACTATCTTTTTTTTACATGGTTTTCCAGATGATGATAGCAGTTTTATGGCTGACTTTGCTCTTAAAAAATTGTTTGATGAAGCCATTTTTAGTGGAAAAATGCGCCCTGCCATAATAGTACTACCAAATAGCCATACTCATTTTGAAGGTAGTTTTTATACGAATTCAGCGTTGACTGGCAATTGGGCTGATTTTATTGCTAAAGATGTTGTACAATATATTGATAAGAAGTTCCGAACAATACCTGACAGAACTAGTAGGGGTTTAACGGGCCTATCGATGGGTGGAAATGGGGCCCTTAAACTAGGAATGCTTTATAGTACTATTTTTAGTACTGTTTATGCTTTAAGCCCGGGAGGAATAAATTGGGAAACTTATTTTTCTTTAACAAACCCCGCTTTTAAAGAAATTGAAATGGAAAAAAACGTAGAGGATATAATAAAACGATTTAATGACCTCAAAACTACCAAGGCTAATTATTCCAGAAATCAAATCTTTTATGCTATTCTATTTGCTAATTTGGCAAGAATGTATTCACCCAATGAAAAAAAGCCACCTTTAAATGCAGATTTACCTGTTCATTACGTCGGTGACAGTATGACAGTAAACACAAATGTTCTAAAAAAATGGGAGGATAATCTTCCTTTTTATATGATCGATACTCATATAGATGCATTAAAAACCTTAACTGCGCTAAAATTGGATTGGGGCAGAAACGATAACTTGACTTGGATTCCAGTTACTTGTCTTCAATTTAGTAAAAAGTTGGAGGCATATGGAATAAATCATTTTGCTGAGGAATATCAAGGTGGTCATAGCAACAGATTAGGCGGGCGGGATGGTAGGATATATAACGAAGTGCTTCCTTTTTTTGACACTTATTTGAAATTTGACGAGAAGGCAAGTGTAACTGCCAAAAAAAATTAAACTAGTTACAACGAAGCTACTCATAATAGTATAAGTTATAGCTGAACAAGGCAGGTTTCGGCTGACAACCAACGGATTAGAGTTAGGCAGGCTGTAAATTTCTAAGTGCATGGTTGATTCGCTCCTCACAAGAGAGTTTTCCGCTGACAGAACATAATTCTCGAAAGTAAGCAGGCATCCCAACGAAACAGGGGTGTAAGGGTTGAAAGTGGCTTTTGTTCAGTAACGTATCGTCCTTATCCATCAGCCCCTGTTGTGGTTGAGTGGCCCCAACAACAAATAGCGTAGTAGTGGGCTTGCGTACGACAGCCAGCAAGGTTCCTACTTTTCAACCCCTTTCTAACTACGTTTCGCTAAACGCTCCCAAGTAAGAGGACGGAATAATTATGCATCTGCTGCTGAAATGGTGCGGTTACTGAGCTTATGAACTTGTCAATTCCACAGCAAAGTGGGCCTCCATTGGTTGATTGACCAACTTTCGTTGCCTTAATGTAGATTCCTGGACGATTTTTGGTTATGTAAGCAGAAAATGCCAACTTGATGCAACCATTTGACTTTTTGGCTTTTAGGATTAATTCGAACAAGCTGGATCCATTTGATGCTTTCCGACACTAGCTCCAGCTTCATGATCCGGTACGCCAGTTTGTTTTTAGTATTTGTTTCTCTCGTCTCGACGGGATTGTCTCAGCCGGTTTTTCAGATTCATTCCCTTCCTTCTGATGGTATTTTACTCAATAATGGCTGGCACTTCCACACAGGAGACAATCCAGCCTGGGCCAATCCCACGTTCAATGATTCGCAGTGGATGGTAATGAATCCGACGCAAGATATTAAAGCCGATTCCATTCTTTGGAAAGCTGGACAAGGTTGGTTTAGACTTCGATTCTCAATTGATGATTCACTTGCTAAGCAATCCCTTTCCCTGCTTATTCAGCAAACAGGGGCATCCCAGATTTTCCTGAACGGTCAATTAATTGGAAAGTTTGGTGATTTGGGGACCACAAACGAGCAAGTTCAAGCGGTTACGCCAGTTAATTCAGCCTTTATTGGCATGCCGGTTTGGCATTCCGGCCAACAAGTTTTAGCCATCCGATTTGCTATTCAAAAGGGCATTCCCTACATCGTTTTTGCCGACCGGCCAAATACCGCTTTGTCCTTGCGGCTGATACAAACTAACCATCTTGGTCTACAATTAGAAGGCAATGTCAGCGTCTATTTTGATTTTCTACGGGCTGGCCTATATTTCATCTTCTTCATCATTCACTTCGCCCTATTCTGGTTTAATTCATGGCAAAAATCGAATCGCTATTTCTTTCTGTATGCCCTACTGAATAGCATTAGTTGTGTATTGATTGGACTGGCTTATGAACAAGTTCACCTAGCAGCAACCCGAATGGTTTTTCTGATTAGCCTGAATCTTGTTTTTTTAGTAGGACAGCTATTTTTATTGACCGCTATTTATACCACTTTCAACCAACGGCGAGGGATTGTCTATTGGGGAATGGTTCTTTACGCGGTAGTTAGAACGTGTTGGGGAATAAAATTTTGCGAACGGGTCAAATTCGTTGTGCATGATCTGAATGTTCATTAAATACAGCCAGCCAACCGAAGAAGATAAGCTATATTCGTAATCTTTGACGACACGACGAAAAAAATTAGTCCAGGCAATACTACGTTCAACGACCCAACGCTTGGCAACGGGCACAAAACCTCGAGCCGATTCGGGCCGCGAAGCTTTCTCAAAGTCAATGCTCCAATTTGCTAATTCTTGGGCAAAAACGCCATTGTAAGACTGATCGCCATACACTTTCTCTAAGCGTTGGCCCGCTCGCCAACGGATGTCGCCAATCAAGGAAACAGCACCAGGGCCATCCGCTTGCTTGGCCGGATGCACATCAGCCATCCAAAGTCGCCCTTGAGTATCAACGACAAGTTGTCGTTTGCGGCCGTTGACTCGTTTGTGAGCGTCTGTGCCCCGGTATTCACCAATCATAGGACTCAACTTAACGCTCTGTGAATCCATACATACAACGGAGGGATAGACTTCTTTTTTGACCCGCTTACGATCCAGTTGATTCAAGGCTAAGTTGATTCGTTCGAAGGTCCCATCTTGCTTCCATTGCTGAAAATAGTAGTAAACGGCCTGCCAGTTAGGCCATTCTTCAGGCAGATTACGCCATTGGCAGCCTGTTCGCAGGAGCCATAAAATGATGTTGATGATCTGCCGAACATCATGGTTTCGTTTGCGTTTAAGATTGAAAAAAGGCGAAATTGCGGCCCATTGAGAGTCGGTCAGTTTCGAAAACTGTTTGGTCATGTCTTTGCATTTTGGTCGATACAAAGTTGGCACGACTTTCAACCTTTCTTAATTCCCCAACACGTTCTAAATTCGAATTAAAAATCTCCAAATGTCAGGATTCGAACAAATTAAGGGCTCAAATAAACCTTTTTTAGACAAGGTGCCAGTTATTTCTTGATGATTCTCATCGATTGCTGTTGGGTTTCGGTAATTGCCTGCAGAATTAATACATTTGAAGGAGTTGAATTTACAGTGAAAGTCTGGATCACTTCGCTTTGGGCCTGCTCAATCCGTCGGCTTTCAATCACCTCACCCGTTACATTGGATAAAACCAGTTGCAATAGTTGCGCTTCCGCCCCCTGAATTAATACGCGTAGCTGCTCCTCGACCGGATTACCCAGTACCGTTACGATTAAGGGAGTCACCCATTCCTCGGCTCTCATTCGGGACCGACCACAGCTGGCTTTCAAATCCCACACATACTGAACAGTAACCCCATTCTGACGAGCATAAAGTGTGAAGGGGGGGGTATCACTGGCTGTTCGGCTTTCTTTATCGACAAACTGGGCCGGATTGGTGGTCCAACCCGTGATGCCAGGCGCCATGTACTCGATCGGTGAGCCGTTGCCTCCGCTGGTTTGGAAGGTAATGGCTCCACTGGCACAGTTGTAAACAGGAGCAATCAGGGTTAGTGTGCCCGTGGAGCCAGGTTCACTGATGATCCAGTTACCGACTGTGGAGGCTGACAGGTTCGCTGAGTTCGTGGCTGTGACAGTCAGAGAACCCGTACCCGCAGCAAGCGGAGTACCGGTGATGGCCAGGCTGTTGGGCGCTCCATTCAGACCATTGGGCAGGCCAGTATAACTATAGCTCAGAGCTAGCCCAGCCGGGTCCTGAAAGACATTGGCCGAATAGGCAAGACTGGTGGCCCGGCTGCCACTCAGGCCAGGCAGACTTCCAGTGACCAGGGGGGCACTGGGGGGAGGAGGATTGACGCTACAGGTCTGCTGCCGGGACCATATATACGTAACGGCAGTACCACTCTGACGAGCATAAAGTGTGAAGGGGGGGGTATCACCGGCCGTTCGTGCTTCCGAATCCAGGTATTGATTGGGATTGGTGGTCCAACCCGTGATGCCAGGCGCCATGTACTCGATCGGTGAGCCGTTGCCTCCGCTGGTTTGGAAGGTAATGGCTCCACTGGCACAGTTGTAAACAGGGGCAACCAGGGTTAGTGTGCCCGTGGAGCCAGGTTCACTGATGATCCAGTTACCGACTGTGGAGGCTGACAGGTTCGCTGAGTTCGTGGCTGTGACAGTCAGAGAACCCGTACCCGCAGCAAGCGGAGTACCGGTGATGGCCAGGCTGTTGGGCGCTCCATTCAGACCATTGGGCAGGCCAGTATAACTATAGCTCAGAGCTAGCCCAGCCGGGTCCTGAAAGACATTGGCCGAATAGGCAAGACTGGTGGCCCGGCTGCCACTCAGGCCAGGCAGACTTCCAGTGACCAGGGGGGCACTGGGGGGAGGAGGATTGACGCTACAGGTCTGCTGCCGGGACCATATATACGTAACGGCAGTACCACTCTGACGAGCATAAAGTGTGAAGGGGGGGGTATCACCGGCCGTTCGTGCTTCCGAATCCAGGTACTGATTGGGATTGGTGGTCCAACCCGTGATGCCAGGCGCCATGTACTCGATCGGTGAGCCGTTGCCTCCGCTGGTTTGGAAGGTAATGGCTCCACTGGCACAGTTGTAAACAGGGGCAACCAGGGTCAGTGTGCCCCCGATTTCAATAGGCTCTAAGCTAGTCACCGTAATAACGTCTGATGGTTCACCCATTATTGCCGGTGAGGTTTGTGACACTCTTAACCGATAGCGTCCATTATAATGATTGGGTATCTGTACGCCAATCGAGGAATTATTTGTTGAAGTGGCCAGTCGTTCAACGAACTGACCATTTTCCGTCAATGCATCGACGATAAATTGACTCCCTAGGTTGGTAGGTGCCGTAGTCATGAAGGGAACTGTTACAGACTGACCACCTTTCACTGTAAAAGGAAAAATGTAGCCTGTTGAAATCAAAGCAGAAGTTCTTGGCTGTGAGGGGGTTGATGAGACGAAGAAGGAAGTATTTAAATAGTTCATCCAATAATCAGCTAACCAAGGATAACTACCGATTGAAAAATGCATTCCATCACGTCGATAATCTGCTTTAAAAGAATCAGTTTCTGGACCAGGAAACACATTACTGACACTGGAAATGATCTGATTCTGTGCAGCAATAATAGCCGGATCAGTTTCATGATTAGTGTACTCAACACCAAATTGAGCCGATATATAGGAAACCCGGCTAACTATCCAGGCAATATTCATTCCTGATTGAGATCGTGATTTGTTAATGATTGTCAGGTAGTTTTGATACTCCTCGGTTTGGCCACGGTAGTAATTATCTGATTCGCCCTGGTGCCACAATACTGCCCTAATACCATATCGCTTAACATAGTGCAAAATTGAAGCCCCTACAGCTCGATATGGTATATTTTGATTCCAGGGTCGACCATCGACATATTCAGCACCATTGGCAGCTTCTGCCCAGTTTTTACTGGATGAACCTGGATACGACGCTCCCAGAAACAGGACAGGAACATTCAATTGGGCTACCAGCCGATCACCTAGCCCTCCCCATATAAATAAAGGTGCTGCTGGACCGGAATGTGTCCCAAATCCAGCTTGTGTAAACGTTTTGGGTAAATCCGATTCCGAAAACTGTCCCAAACCACCAATCCAGTAGTTTACTACATTGACCCGGTCGTCCTGCGCGGGCAGAGCATCATTTTCATTTCCATAATTATTCGACTGGCCAGCGGTAATGAAAACTTCCCCAACTCCAACCCGATCAACTGTCCAATATCCGACTTGAACTCCATTTGCCAGCGCACGAACGTCCAGATCATACCAGCCACCAGAGCCTGAAAGCGAACCCACAAAAGAACTTCCTGTTACAATAGCGTTGATCGTGGTCCAATCCTGAGCTTGGCCTCCTTGCCTGACTCGTAATCGAGCCTCTAGTAGCGTTGTATTCGAGGGGCAATTTCCAGCGATACTAATGATTGCCTTATTGACATTATCTCGCTGAAATATTGAACGAGTAGTAGGCATGGTAAGCTGAGCACAGACGCAAAAGGGGAATAAAATTACCCAAAACAGCGAAATATAAAAGCGAAGACATGTTTCCATTTATTGGGATGAATTAAACGCTATAACAAGTAGATCAGTTGCTATAAAAAACCTATTCTCACAAGGAAGTCACAAAACTTTTTTAGGCATATGGCTAATGAGGATAATTCAAGTAAATGATAATTAATACATACAGCTGGAATTAATGAAGGGGTTTAATATGCTTGTAGCTGTTAACCAGACGTAAAAGTGAGGGAAGAGAAATTTCGCTCAACTGATACTGATCAGCCATTTTCCTAATTCTGGATAGACGCCACCTTCAGAATAATCAGCTTAGCGGCTGATCCAAATTCTGATCATTGACAATCCAAACGAGGCTGCTAGTGGTAAGTATAATTATGGATCAATTTGTCACCATCAAATCACATCTATGTTTATGTTGGCCTCCATACCTGCAGATGTATTCAGGTCGAAATCACCAAGTGTCTGCCCGGCCAATGGTATTGTACAGTGGACACAACATCACGACGCCCTAAGCAAAATCGGACCGGGAAACTGCCATTACCAGCAAACCGTGTGGCCCATTTTATTCGTTGCTGGATCACAGCAATCGGGACTTTGTTGGTCACATTTATCACCAATTCCGCCCCAACTCTTTTCGCCAGTTCTAATTTGTCGTTTTGACGGCGGCAATCCGCTGACCCATAACTTTAACGTATTGAATGGTCATATTGCCCAGGCAGTCAAAGATGTCTGATATAACAACGCACTGGCCGGGCTTGACTTCGGTTTCATTCAAGCCTTTATAGACCGTAACGCCTGCGCACAAAATAGGTGAAGCTTCCTCGAACGACAGCGAATCGGGTAAGCGACCTACCTGCGTATTTAGGATCAGCCAGTACGTAGTCTGTATGACTTCCCTGAACTGAATTGCTTGTATTCTGCTGGTTTTCGCAGCGCGTTTTCCTGCCTCTTAAACAGTGTTCGCAATGAGCACAGGCAGTATAAGGCTATGGAACGCTTACCTGGTCACCCACTTAAACCTGGGTGACGCCATCGCCCATCGCTACAACAGTGCCCACGATCGCATGGCCCGGAAATACTGGCAAGGTGACCTAAATGGGCCAGTCGCCGTTGATTCCAGGCAAATCGGTATGACAAACGCCACAGGCTGCCACTTTCACTAAAATCCGACCCGGGCTGCGATGGAACAGATATGTCTTCCATCTGTAGTGGTTACCCGTAAGCCGGGTAACCACTACTTTCATCATCCTTGTTATCATGGTGTGGAAAAGCAGGACTAATAATGGTGTATCCGCTACATAAAAATTCCGTTGGGCAAAAGTAGGTGACTACATGTGGGGAGTACATGCTTAGAATCAGGAGCCTGCTTGATTAAGATCAAGCAGGCTCTTGCCCGACAACATAGTCTAAGCATCAAAGGTGTTTGAGTTTGAACTCTTTGGTGCTTATAGTGTAATTACTTTTGAATAATTTTAAGCGATTTACGCTGGGTAGGCGTTGTCACCTGTAATAGCAATATCCCCGATTGGCTCTGGTTCACCTGAAAGCGTTGTATCTCATCTTTTCCGGCCCGCTCAATACGTCGGTTTTCAATCAAGCGGCCCTGTAAATCGCTCAATCTGAGTTGCACAGTCTGATCATCTGCTCCTTGAATCAATACGTTTAGATGCTCCTGAACCGGATTGCCCAGCACGGTTAGTATTAACTCGGTCTTAGACTCCGGTACACCTAATCGTACCCGACCGCAGGCAGCTTTTAGATCCCAGTTATAAGTCACTGTGATGCCGTTTTGGCGGGCTTCCAGCGTAAAGGGTTTGACGTCGTTAGCCGTACGGCTCTCTTTATCGACGAACTGGTCGGGATTGGTCGTCCAGCCGGTGATGCCGGGTGCCGCCCGGAATTCAATGGGGGAGCCATCGCCACCACTGGTGTTGAAATGAAACGCTCCACTCTGACAGTTGTATGTCGGGGCCAGTAATTTTAAGGGCAGTTGCGTTAAACAATGCGCGCGCAGATCCCAGTTATAAGTCACTGTGATGCCGTTTTGGCGGGCTTCCAGCGTAAAGGGTTTGACGTCGTTAGCCGTACGGCTCTCTTTATCAACGAACTGGTCGGGATTGGTCGTCCAGCCGGTGATGCCGGGTGCCGCCCGGAATTCAATGGGGGAGCCATCGCCACCACTGGTGTTGAAATGAAACGCCCCCGTTTCACAGTTGTATGTCGGGGCCAGCAGCGAAATAGGTTGATTTGGCAGAGCGGCTCCCAAACGGGCTATCCACAGATCACCGTTACCGTGGTTGTTGCTTAGTTCACCAGCCATGGATTCTGTTGAGCCGGTAACCATAAAGCTTCCGTCATTGGTTTTTACAATCCCCCGAATTGTTCCAGCGCCTAGGTAGCCATATGGTTTCTGCCAGAGTAGATCACCCGTGCCACTCAGTTTGAATAACCAGCCACCACCTCCCGTTTTCCCGGCAATATCCCCATCCGTTGAGCCTGTTGAACCGGCAAACACATAACCGCCATCATCGGTCGTCGTTATAGCATACACATTGTCCTCTTCGCTGCCGCCCAGATTTTTTTGCCAAACCAAATCGCCCGTGCTGGTAAGTCTTATTACCCATGCATCTCCTTTTCTAAATGAGTTGCTGCTACCCGCAACAATGCAACCACCGTCAGGGGTAGCCGCTAAGGCATTGGCCTGTTCGAAGTATCCCGGCCCGCTTATTATTTTTTGCCAGAGTAAATCACCCCAACTCGTTAACTTAGCCACGAAGAAGTTTTCTTCCTCACCATCGTCGACAGCAGTTTTGCCGGCAACTACGTATCCCCCATCGGTTGTCTCGGTAATAGCGAAGGCATATTCCCAGCCGGCCCCCCGATGGTTCGCTGCCAGATCAAGTCACCGGAGCCACTTATCTTCACCGCCCAAAAATCCCGATAACCGTGATTATTTGTAACCTCTTCGTCGGAAGAGTTCGTAAATCCCGCAACAACAACGCCACCATCAGCGGTTGCCGCCATCGAGAAAGCCCGATCATTTCGGGTACCGCCAAATGATTTCTGCCACACAATAGCTCCAGCGCTATTTAATCGAACGACCCAGAAATCGCTGGCACCATGGTTGCCACTGGCATCCCCCTCATTACTATCTGTATAGCCGGCAACAATGCAACCACCATCGGACGTTGCCGTGATAGCATTGGCATAGTCATCGGAATTGCCACCCAAGGCTTTCCGCCAAAGCAGTTTTCCGGTAGGAGTGACTTTGACAACCCAGAAGTCACCAAAAAAAGGCCCTCCGTGATAGCCTGTTATATCTCCGTCATTGGACATCGTTCTACCAGCCGAAATAAAATTACCATCCGATGTGGCAGCTATAGCCAATCCTTCTTCCGAGTTTGTACCGCCATAAACCCGTTGCCAGACCATGTTTGGGGGTGTTCCGGAGCTGCAATGCGCCCGTAGATCCCAGTTATAAGTCACTGTGATGCCGTTTTGGCGGGCTTCCAGCGTAAAGGGTTTGACGTCGTTAGCCGTACGGCTCTCTTTATCGACGAAC comes from Spirosoma aureum and encodes:
- a CDS encoding IS3 family transposase; translated protein: MRENSRRYGSRRVLEELKEQGVKPGRHRVRRLRQEQDWQAIQPRSFVPKTTDSRPGLMACANRLIKLGKPTAPNQAWVGDITYLPLSDGAWAYLASWMEWSDFYGSSKGWLIIFIIFFISADYSIDPMNELIADSV
- a CDS encoding IS110 family RNA-guided transposase yields the protein MQFHYFIGIDVSKNTLDWAIYTPTGLVGQFQSDNSPKAVSKAVKQLVALPQFALATSICCLEHTGIYNAHVLEVFYQEGFRLWLEASIQIKQAGGLQRGKSDAIDAVRIAEYAYRFRDRLRIWQPTRSVLKQLTELSQLRHRLQSVINQLAVPLTEQKRFGDRALPHQLKGHCGDSLKALKKDLEQVEASLKSLIQNDAELKTLFSLLTSVPGVGTIVATEIIIATDEFKTITEPKKLACHAGVAPFEHRSGSSVRGRTRVNHHARKSLKTLLHLASMAAVKSKGELQLYYQRKVAQGKNRMLILNAVRNKLIHRVYAVVRRNEKYDKNYKPTLA
- a CDS encoding alpha/beta hydrolase, translating into MKYLLFMCLFLSLYNLYAQDNTKGKVIIENFLAPSIQGNHAGEDPMRRITVYLPAGYQETNQRYPTIFFLHGFPDDDSSFMADFALKKLFDEAIFSGKMRPAIIVLPNSHTHFEGSFYTNSALTGNWADFIAKDVVQYIDKKFRTIPDRTSRGLTGLSMGGNGALKLGMLYSTIFSTVYALSPGGINWETYFSLTNPAFKEIEMEKNVEDIIKRFNDLKTTKANYSRNQIFYAILFANLARMYSPNEKKPPLNADLPVHYVGDSMTVNTNVLKKWEDNLPFYMIDTHIDALKTLTALKLDWGRNDNLTWIPVTCLQFSKKLEAYGINHFAEEYQGGHSNRLGGRDGRIYNEVLPFFDTYLKFDEKASVTAKKN
- a CDS encoding IS5 family transposase codes for the protein MTKQFSKLTDSQWAAISPFFNLKRKRNHDVRQIINIILWLLRTGCQWRNLPEEWPNWQAVYYYFQQWKQDGTFERINLALNQLDRKRVKKEVYPSVVCMDSQSVKLSPMIGEYRGTDAHKRVNGRKRQLVVDTQGRLWMADVHPAKQADGPGAVSLIGDIRWRAGQRLEKVYGDQSYNGVFAQELANWSIDFEKASRPESARGFVPVAKRWVVERSIAWTNFFRRVVKDYEYSLSSSVGWLYLMNIQIMHNEFDPFAKFYSPTRSNYRVKNHSPIDNPSPLVESGINSGQ
- a CDS encoding putative Ig domain-containing protein, which translates into the protein MPTTRSIFQRDNVNKAIISIAGNCPSNTTLLEARLRVRQGGQAQDWTTINAIVTGSSFVGSLSGSGGWYDLDVRALANGVQVGYWTVDRVGVGEVFITAGQSNNYGNENDALPAQDDRVNVVNYWIGGLGQFSESDLPKTFTQAGFGTHSGPAAPLFIWGGLGDRLVAQLNVPVLFLGASYPGSSSKNWAEAANGAEYVDGRPWNQNIPYRAVGASILHYVKRYGIRAVLWHQGESDNYYRGQTEEYQNYLTIINKSRSQSGMNIAWIVSRVSYISAQFGVEYTNHETDPAIIAAQNQIISSVSNVFPGPETDSFKADYRRDGMHFSIGSYPWLADYWMNYLNTSFFVSSTPSQPRTSALISTGYIFPFTVKGGQSVTVPFMTTAPTNLGSQFIVDALTENGQFVERLATSTNNSSIGVQIPNHYNGRYRLRVSQTSPAIMGEPSDVITVTSLEPIEIGGTLTLVAPVYNCASGAITFQTSGGNGSPIEYMAPGITGWTTNPNQYLDSEARTAGDTPPFTLYARQSGTAVTYIWSRQQTCSVNPPPPSAPLVTGSLPGLSGSRATSLAYSANVFQDPAGLALSYSYTGLPNGLNGAPNSLAITGTPLAAGTGSLTVTATNSANLSASTVGNWIISEPGSTGTLTLVAPVYNCASGAITFQTSGGNGSPIEYMAPGITGWTTNPNQYLDSEARTAGDTPPFTLYARQSGTAVTYIWSRQQTCSVNPPPPSAPLVTGSLPGLSGSRATSLAYSANVFQDPAGLALSYSYTGLPNGLNGAPNSLAITGTPLAAGTGSLTVTATNSANLSASTVGNWIISEPGSTGTLTLIAPVYNCASGAITFQTSGGNGSPIEYMAPGITGWTTNPAQFVDKESRTASDTPPFTLYARQNGVTVQYVWDLKASCGRSRMRAEEWVTPLIVTVLGNPVEEQLRVLIQGAEAQLLQLVLSNVTGEVIESRRIEQAQSEVIQTFTVNSTPSNVLILQAITETQQQSMRIIKK
- a CDS encoding T9SS type A sorting domain-containing protein, with product MAKLTSWGDLLWQKIISGPGYFEQANALAATPDGGCIVAGSSNSFRKGDAWVIRLTSTGDLVWQKNLGGSEEDNVYAITTTDDGGYVFAGSTGSTDGDIAGKTGGGGWLFKLSGTGDLLWQKPYGYLGAGTIRGIVKTNDGSFMVTGSTESMAGELSNNHGNGDLWIARLGAALPNQPISLLAPTYNCETGAFHFNTSGGDGSPIEFRAAPGITGWTTNPDQFVDKESRTANDVKPFTLEARQNGITVTYNWDLRAHCLTQLPLKLLAPTYNCQSGAFHFNTSGGDGSPIEFRAAPGITGWTTNPDQFVDKESRTANDVKPFTLEARQNGITVTYNWDLKAACGRVRLGVPESKTELILTVLGNPVQEHLNVLIQGADDQTVQLRLSDLQGRLIENRRIERAGKDEIQRFQVNQSQSGILLLQVTTPTQRKSLKIIQK